A stretch of Metabacillus sp. FJAT-52054 DNA encodes these proteins:
- the pdaB gene encoding polysaccharide deacetylase family sporulation protein PdaB yields the protein MNRIYVIQGKKIKQTFIVAIAALFTAGILYVENVVQYPVFSAISGPKAIYKGESKGNKVALTFDVSWGDEKALPILDSLKKNRVSNATFFVSASWAERHPAIVKRMVKDGHQIGSMGYAYKNYTSLKPEEIKRDLMLAQKTFDQLNIKKIQYLRPPTGNFNKQVIDIADRYGLSVVHYSVDTNDWTNPGVQKIARNATSQTGGGDIILLHASDSAKQTKDAIPMIIRDLKSKGLENVTVNELVSNTESKSKEVK from the coding sequence ATGAATCGAATCTATGTCATACAGGGCAAGAAAATAAAGCAAACATTTATCGTAGCAATAGCTGCCCTATTTACGGCGGGTATTTTGTATGTAGAGAATGTTGTTCAATACCCCGTATTTTCAGCTATATCCGGTCCAAAGGCGATTTACAAAGGAGAATCCAAAGGGAACAAAGTAGCTCTTACGTTTGACGTCAGCTGGGGAGACGAAAAGGCTTTGCCAATTCTCGATTCATTAAAAAAGAATCGGGTATCAAACGCCACTTTCTTTGTATCTGCGTCCTGGGCTGAACGGCATCCGGCCATCGTTAAAAGAATGGTCAAAGACGGACACCAGATCGGAAGCATGGGATATGCTTATAAAAATTACACTTCCTTAAAACCGGAAGAAATTAAAAGAGACCTGATGCTCGCTCAAAAAACATTCGACCAGCTCAATATCAAAAAGATCCAGTACTTGCGGCCTCCAACAGGCAATTTCAACAAGCAAGTAATCGATATTGCAGATAGGTACGGACTTTCTGTTGTACATTACAGTGTCGATACGAACGACTGGACGAACCCGGGCGTTCAGAAAATTGCCCGGAATGCTACATCTCAAACCGGCGGAGGAGACATCATTCTGCTGCATGCTTCAGACTCAGCGAAACAAACGAAGGACGCAATTCCAATGATCATCAGAGACTTAAAAAGCAAAGGACTGGAAAATGTGACTGTAAATGAACTGGTCAGCAATACGGAATCTAAATCAAAAGAAGTAAAATAA
- a CDS encoding FAD-dependent oxidoreductase → MDLHNGNLFWPTTLNPDKSIKGKTDFDQHYDVVIVGGGMSGALAAYTLVQEGLHVAILDKREMAAGSSSANTGLLQFSNDIMLHELIDQIGEQKAVHFYKLCQNAVEQLDKVSKTLPRDPDLIRRKSICYASSKEDVPKLRKEYEALAKHGFPVEYWSEEEVAEHMPFKKHAALITYGDAEVNPYRFIHGILEYVQQKNVHLFEHTESIEIEEHEDHVTLHTSKGNFSASHVIFATGYDSPPIDEKIGADINRSYAIATEPIEDLSFWEDKAMIWETKRPYLYLRTTADNRIIAGGLDEDKPEAPQSEEWIANRANRLLHELRKLFPGITLNIAYAWGASFGESLDNLPFIGRHPHQSRQYYLLGYGGNGTVYSMLGSHILKDLILNKPNEDAEIVKLDR, encoded by the coding sequence ATGGACTTGCATAATGGAAATCTTTTTTGGCCGACAACATTAAATCCCGACAAAAGCATAAAAGGAAAAACTGATTTTGATCAGCATTATGATGTTGTAATTGTGGGAGGAGGAATGTCCGGTGCATTAGCGGCCTATACCCTGGTGCAGGAAGGACTGCATGTTGCCATATTGGATAAGAGAGAGATGGCTGCAGGGAGCTCTTCGGCCAACACCGGCCTGCTTCAATTTTCAAACGATATTATGCTTCATGAATTAATTGATCAAATCGGAGAGCAAAAAGCCGTTCATTTTTATAAACTTTGCCAAAATGCGGTGGAGCAGCTGGATAAAGTCTCTAAAACCCTTCCAAGGGATCCAGATTTGATTCGCCGGAAAAGCATTTGCTATGCAAGCTCCAAAGAGGATGTACCGAAACTTCGCAAAGAGTATGAAGCATTAGCAAAGCACGGATTTCCGGTTGAATATTGGTCGGAGGAGGAAGTGGCAGAACATATGCCTTTCAAAAAACACGCCGCTCTTATTACATATGGAGATGCTGAAGTGAATCCGTATCGTTTCATCCACGGAATATTAGAGTACGTGCAGCAAAAAAATGTTCATTTGTTTGAACATACCGAATCAATTGAGATTGAAGAACATGAGGATCACGTAACCCTTCATACCTCTAAAGGAAATTTTTCCGCTTCCCATGTTATTTTTGCAACGGGATATGACTCCCCTCCTATCGATGAAAAAATAGGAGCGGATATTAATCGTTCCTATGCCATTGCAACCGAGCCGATTGAAGATTTATCTTTCTGGGAGGATAAAGCGATGATTTGGGAGACGAAACGCCCTTACCTTTATCTTCGCACAACCGCTGATAACCGAATTATTGCAGGAGGCTTAGATGAGGACAAACCGGAAGCCCCTCAAAGCGAGGAATGGATTGCCAACCGCGCAAACCGCCTTCTGCATGAATTAAGAAAGCTCTTTCCTGGTATCACTCTGAACATTGCCTATGCTTGGGGAGCAAGCTTTGGGGAATCGCTTGATAACCTTCCTTTCATAGGAAGACATCCCCATCAAAGCCGTCAGTATTACTTGCTTGGATATGGTGGAAACGGAACGGTTTACAGTATGCTCGGTTCCCATATTTTAAAGGATTTAATTCTGAACAAGCCTAATGAAGATGCAGAGATTGTGAAATTAGACCGATAA